One window from the genome of Nocardioides panaciterrulae encodes:
- a CDS encoding pseudouridine synthase, with product MSGVASRRKCEELMLEGRVEVDGEVVTRLGTKVDPRTAVIRVAGKRLPPVSPNVYLVLNKPRGVVSTMSDPEGRRTLSDLVADRPERLFHVGRLDTDTSGLLLLTNDGDFAHRMAHPSYEVDKTYVAEVEGEVRKATVGRLLEGVTLEDGPVTVSQARLVGTTPGRGGRPERSIVELVIHEGRNRIVRRLLDHVGHPVRRLTRTAIGPVQLQGLGVGELRELTREELGTLLDSAQM from the coding sequence ATGTCGGGCGTCGCCTCGCGGCGCAAGTGCGAGGAGCTGATGCTCGAGGGCCGGGTCGAGGTCGACGGCGAGGTCGTCACCCGGCTCGGCACCAAGGTCGACCCGCGCACCGCGGTGATCCGGGTCGCGGGCAAGCGGCTGCCTCCGGTGTCGCCGAACGTCTACCTGGTGTTGAACAAGCCCCGGGGCGTCGTCTCCACGATGTCCGACCCCGAGGGCCGGCGTACCCTCTCCGACCTCGTGGCCGACCGTCCCGAGCGCCTCTTCCACGTCGGCCGGCTCGACACCGACACCTCCGGGCTGCTGCTGCTCACCAACGACGGCGACTTCGCCCACCGGATGGCGCACCCGTCCTACGAGGTCGACAAGACCTACGTCGCCGAGGTCGAGGGCGAGGTCCGCAAGGCCACCGTCGGCAGGCTGCTGGAGGGCGTCACCCTCGAGGACGGCCCGGTCACGGTCTCGCAGGCCCGGCTGGTCGGCACCACGCCGGGCCGCGGGGGCCGTCCCGAGCGCTCGATCGTGGAGCTGGTCATCCACGAGGGCCGCAACCGGATCGTCAGGCGCCTGTTGGACCACGTCGGGCACCCTGTACGCCGGCTCACGCGCACCGCCATCGGCCCGGTCCAGCTCCAGGGGCTCGGGGTGGGCGAGCTGCGTGAGCTCACCCGCGAGGAGCTCGGCACGCTGCTGGACAGCGCCCAGATGTAG
- the der gene encoding ribosome biogenesis GTPase Der: MTDGHDLPTPDGTATAEPEALGPVPVLAVVGRPNVGKSTLVNRIIGRREAVVEDVPGVTRDRVSYDANWSGRAFTVVDTGGWDPDARGLAERIAGQAEIAVTLADAVLFVVDATVGITDADEAVVKILRRSGKPVVLAANKVDDQRTEAEAYGLWNLGLGEPFPVSALHGRGSGDMLDAVLAALPEPPPERDAEVRGPRRIAIVGKPNVGKSSLLNKLAGEDRVVVDNVAGTTVDPVDELVQLGGRTWRFIDTAGIRKRVKEASGHEYYASLRTSTAIDRAEVAVLVIDGGQSISEQDLRIIQTVRESGRALVIAFNKWDLVDEERRYYLEREIERELVQVQWAPRINVTARTGWHVDRLVPALDKALEGWETRITTGALNGFLGRLVAEHPHPVRGGKQPKILFGTQPSVAPPMFVLFTSGKLEASYERYVERRLREEFGFVGTPIVLQQRPREKRRR, translated from the coding sequence ATGACCGACGGTCACGACCTGCCCACCCCCGACGGGACGGCGACCGCCGAGCCGGAGGCGCTCGGGCCGGTGCCCGTGCTCGCCGTCGTCGGCCGGCCCAACGTCGGGAAGTCGACGCTGGTCAACCGGATCATCGGCCGCCGGGAGGCGGTCGTCGAGGACGTCCCCGGCGTCACCCGCGACCGTGTCTCCTACGACGCGAACTGGAGCGGCCGGGCGTTCACGGTGGTCGACACCGGTGGCTGGGACCCCGACGCCCGGGGCCTGGCGGAGCGGATCGCCGGGCAGGCCGAGATCGCGGTGACCCTGGCCGACGCGGTGCTGTTCGTGGTCGACGCCACCGTCGGGATCACCGACGCCGACGAGGCGGTGGTGAAGATCCTGCGCCGCTCGGGCAAGCCCGTGGTGCTCGCGGCCAACAAGGTCGACGACCAGCGCACCGAGGCCGAGGCCTACGGCCTGTGGAACCTCGGCCTCGGCGAGCCGTTCCCGGTGTCCGCACTGCACGGGCGCGGCTCGGGCGACATGCTCGATGCCGTGCTCGCGGCCCTGCCGGAGCCGCCGCCCGAGCGCGACGCCGAGGTCCGTGGGCCGCGACGGATCGCGATCGTCGGCAAGCCCAACGTCGGCAAGTCCTCGCTGCTGAACAAGCTGGCGGGGGAGGACCGGGTCGTCGTCGACAACGTCGCCGGCACCACCGTGGACCCGGTCGACGAGCTGGTCCAGCTCGGCGGGCGCACCTGGCGGTTCATCGACACCGCCGGCATCCGCAAGCGGGTCAAGGAGGCCTCCGGCCACGAGTACTACGCGTCGCTGCGCACCTCGACCGCCATCGACCGCGCCGAGGTGGCGGTGCTGGTCATCGACGGCGGCCAGTCGATCTCCGAGCAGGACCTGCGGATCATCCAGACCGTCCGGGAGTCCGGACGGGCCCTGGTGATCGCGTTCAACAAGTGGGACCTGGTCGACGAGGAGCGCCGCTACTACCTCGAGCGCGAGATCGAGCGCGAGCTGGTCCAGGTGCAGTGGGCGCCCCGGATCAACGTCACCGCCCGCACCGGCTGGCACGTCGACCGGCTGGTGCCGGCGCTCGACAAGGCGCTCGAGGGCTGGGAGACCCGGATCACCACCGGTGCGCTGAACGGCTTCCTCGGCCGCCTGGTCGCCGAGCACCCCCACCCGGTGCGCGGCGGCAAGCAGCCGAAGATCCTGTTCGGGACCCAGCCGTCGGTCGCGCCCCCGATGTTCGTGCTGTTCACCAGCGGCAAGCTCGAGGCCTCCTACGAGCGGTACGTCGAGCGTCGGCTGCGCGAGGAGTTCGGCTTCGTCGGCACGCCGATCGTGCTGCAGCAGCGGCCGCGGGAGAAGCGCCGCCGCTGA
- a CDS encoding SCO4226 family nickel-binding protein yields the protein MPEFMDVHTGMAGVTPEGLMEAHNADLAIQGDEHVNFKHAWADPESGMVFCLSEAPSAEAVQRIHERAGHRADNVYEVPVQA from the coding sequence ATGCCTGAGTTCATGGACGTCCACACCGGGATGGCCGGGGTGACCCCCGAGGGGCTGATGGAGGCCCACAACGCGGACCTCGCGATCCAGGGCGACGAACACGTCAACTTCAAGCACGCCTGGGCGGACCCGGAGTCCGGCATGGTGTTCTGCCTGTCCGAGGCGCCGAGTGCCGAGGCCGTCCAGCGCATCCACGAGCGGGCGGGGCACCGCGCCGACAACGTCTACGAGGTGCCCGTCCAGGCGTGA
- a CDS encoding patatin-like phospholipase family protein yields the protein MSTRRNIFILSGGGSRGAGQVGMLRGLWDAGIVPDMLIGGSVGAINACFMAAHPGERGIADLEDVWCGMSEEALCGRRHSVVVNVFRRRPYLFSADRLRRLVSEWVPTYHLENLPTPVRVATTDITTGRAVHHDHGYIPDLIAASAALPGIFPPVLLRGEDGLSTHVDAGVAENVPLSGAVEVARPGDRVWVLDVTRRPTTMRNLRNPLDVLIASLAASVRNRDEPSLPEGVEVVRCKLDETFDCGPVFDFGHTADLFRLGAQAAAEALASSAEVVAA from the coding sequence ATGTCCACCCGTCGCAACATCTTCATCCTGTCTGGAGGCGGTTCTCGCGGCGCCGGCCAGGTGGGGATGCTCCGGGGCCTGTGGGACGCCGGGATCGTCCCCGACATGCTGATCGGCGGCTCGGTGGGCGCCATCAACGCCTGCTTCATGGCCGCCCACCCCGGGGAGCGCGGGATCGCGGACCTCGAGGACGTCTGGTGCGGCATGAGCGAGGAGGCGCTGTGCGGGCGCCGGCACAGCGTCGTGGTCAACGTCTTCCGCCGCCGGCCCTACCTCTTCTCCGCGGACCGGCTGCGGCGCCTGGTCTCGGAGTGGGTCCCGACCTACCACCTGGAGAACCTGCCCACCCCGGTCCGGGTGGCCACGACCGACATCACCACCGGCCGCGCGGTGCACCACGACCACGGCTACATCCCCGACCTGATCGCCGCGTCGGCGGCGTTGCCGGGCATCTTCCCGCCCGTGCTGCTGCGCGGCGAGGACGGTCTCTCCACCCACGTGGACGCCGGCGTCGCGGAGAACGTCCCGCTCTCCGGTGCGGTCGAGGTGGCGCGTCCCGGCGACCGGGTCTGGGTGCTCGACGTGACGCGTCGGCCCACGACGATGCGCAACCTGCGCAACCCACTCGACGTGCTGATCGCGTCGCTGGCCGCGTCGGTGCGGAACCGGGACGAGCCGTCGCTACCCGAGGGGGTCGAGGTCGTGCGGTGCAAGCTGGACGAGACCTTCGACTGCGGCCCGGTCTTCGACTTCGGCCACACCGCCGACCTGTTCCGGCTCGGTGCGCAGGCGGCCGCGGAGGCGCTGGCGTCCTCCGCCGAGGTGGTCGCCGCCTGA
- a CDS encoding prephenate dehydrogenase, protein MTAVAGPAGPVLVVGSGLLGTSIGLALRRHDVTVWLADVASEHVRTASGLGAGVPVPADASPALVVVAVPPDLLGPEVARALEEHPEAVVTDVGSVKTAPLAELREKRVAGLARYVGSHPMAGSERSGPLAGSASLFDGRPWAIAPHPGADPAAVAAVTALAELCGATPVRMTPEEHDLAVARTSHLPHLMSVLAAGRLAGAPAEHLALSGQGVRDVTRIAAGDPGLWQQIVSGNAAAVLRLLGEVRGDLDALISAIERDERDGVVDLLDRGVRGTLAIPGKHGGPPRPTESVFVAVPDHPGELARLFADAGEIGVNIEDVHIDHDPGRPVGLVELVVEESRAELLADSLESRNWVTHR, encoded by the coding sequence GTGACGGCGGTGGCGGGGCCAGCGGGGCCGGTGCTGGTGGTGGGGTCGGGCCTGCTCGGCACCTCGATCGGCCTGGCGCTGCGACGCCACGACGTGACGGTCTGGCTGGCCGACGTGGCGAGCGAGCACGTGCGCACCGCCAGCGGCCTCGGTGCCGGTGTCCCGGTGCCGGCCGACGCGAGCCCAGCGCTGGTGGTGGTGGCGGTTCCGCCCGACCTGCTCGGCCCGGAGGTGGCGCGCGCCCTCGAGGAGCACCCGGAGGCCGTGGTCACCGACGTCGGCAGCGTCAAGACCGCGCCCCTGGCCGAGCTGCGGGAGAAACGGGTCGCCGGCCTGGCCCGCTACGTCGGGTCGCACCCGATGGCCGGTTCGGAGCGGTCCGGGCCGCTGGCGGGCTCGGCCTCACTGTTCGACGGGCGGCCCTGGGCCATCGCGCCGCATCCCGGGGCCGACCCCGCGGCCGTCGCCGCGGTGACGGCGCTCGCCGAGCTGTGCGGCGCCACGCCGGTCCGGATGACCCCCGAGGAGCACGACCTGGCCGTCGCGCGGACCTCGCACCTGCCACACCTGATGTCGGTCCTGGCCGCCGGCCGGCTGGCCGGGGCGCCGGCCGAGCACCTGGCGCTGTCGGGGCAGGGGGTCCGCGACGTCACCCGCATCGCCGCCGGTGACCCGGGACTGTGGCAGCAGATCGTGTCCGGCAACGCCGCGGCGGTCCTGCGCCTGCTCGGCGAGGTGCGGGGGGACCTGGACGCGCTCATCTCCGCCATCGAGCGGGACGAGCGCGACGGCGTGGTCGACCTGCTCGACCGTGGCGTGCGCGGCACCCTCGCGATCCCCGGCAAGCACGGCGGGCCGCCCCGGCCGACCGAGTCGGTCTTCGTGGCGGTGCCCGACCACCCCGGCGAGCTGGCCCGGCTGTTCGCGGACGCCGGCGAGATCGGCGTCAACATCGAGGACGTGCACATCGACCACGACCCCGGTCGGCCGGTCGGCCTGGTCGAGCTCGTGGTCGAGGAGTCCCGCGCGGAGCTGCTGGCGGACTCTCTCGAGTCCCGCAACTGGGTGACCCACAGGTAG
- the cmk gene encoding (d)CMP kinase, with amino-acid sequence MSSSAPTPGRPVGDPTSHQGPGLVVAIDGTSGSGKSSTSRGVATRLGLRYLDTGAMFRAMTWWMLQHGVDVHDPAAVAARVEEPSIASGTDPQAPTIAVDDADVAGPIRSDAVNAAVSPVSAVPAVRSRLLRLQREVIAAAGDGIVVEGRDIGSVVAPDAPVKVYLSADPAARAARRAAEVGAADVAATRESLLARDRIDSGRATAPLVMADGAVHIDTTPYSLDEVIGLVVDLVEAVEARA; translated from the coding sequence GTGTCCAGCAGCGCGCCCACCCCCGGCCGACCCGTCGGCGACCCGACGTCCCACCAGGGGCCGGGCCTGGTCGTCGCGATCGACGGCACCTCCGGCTCCGGCAAGTCGAGCACGTCGCGGGGCGTCGCGACCCGGCTCGGCCTGCGCTACCTCGACACCGGTGCGATGTTCCGCGCGATGACCTGGTGGATGCTGCAGCACGGCGTCGACGTGCACGACCCCGCCGCGGTCGCCGCGCGGGTCGAGGAGCCGTCGATCGCGTCCGGCACCGACCCGCAGGCGCCGACCATCGCGGTGGACGACGCCGACGTGGCCGGCCCCATCCGCAGCGACGCGGTGAACGCCGCGGTCTCGCCGGTCAGCGCGGTGCCCGCCGTCCGGTCCCGGCTGCTGCGCCTGCAGCGCGAGGTGATCGCCGCAGCCGGCGACGGGATCGTGGTCGAGGGGCGCGACATCGGCTCGGTGGTGGCCCCCGACGCCCCCGTCAAGGTCTACCTGAGCGCCGACCCCGCCGCCCGGGCCGCCCGGCGGGCCGCGGAGGTGGGGGCCGCCGACGTCGCCGCCACCCGCGAATCGCTGCTGGCCCGCGACCGGATCGACTCGGGTCGCGCGACCGCGCCGCTGGTGATGGCGGACGGCGCGGTCCACATCGACACCACGCCGTACAGCCTCGACGAGGTGATCGGCCTGGTGGTCGACCTCGTGGAGGCGGTGGAGGCGCGCGCGTGA
- a CDS encoding TerD family protein, which translates to MDQLTSGQEIDLVDPEGRPLTRLRLGLGWDKARTAGFIGTGAPDVDLDASVVEFAGEQLFDLAFYNNLRTRDGAVVHLGDNLSGSGEGDDEALELDLARVYPRVDSLMLMVSSYQGHTLEWIANAWCRLVDEQGTELARFTLTGGVPDTGLVMARLRRDGEHWRLRAIGRGIPAKVPTESVEALRPYL; encoded by the coding sequence GTGGACCAGCTGACCAGTGGCCAGGAGATCGATCTGGTCGACCCGGAGGGCCGCCCGCTGACCCGGCTGAGGCTGGGGCTGGGGTGGGACAAGGCCCGGACCGCCGGCTTCATCGGCACCGGCGCGCCCGACGTCGACCTCGACGCCTCGGTGGTCGAGTTCGCGGGAGAGCAGCTCTTCGACCTCGCCTTCTACAACAACCTGCGGACCCGCGACGGAGCCGTGGTGCACCTGGGCGACAACCTGAGCGGCAGCGGCGAGGGCGACGACGAGGCCCTCGAGCTGGACCTGGCCCGTGTCTACCCGCGCGTCGACTCCCTCATGCTGATGGTGAGCAGCTACCAGGGGCACACCCTGGAGTGGATCGCCAACGCCTGGTGCCGCCTGGTCGACGAGCAGGGGACCGAGCTGGCCCGGTTCACCCTGACCGGGGGAGTCCCCGACACCGGGCTGGTGATGGCCAGGCTGCGCCGCGACGGCGAGCACTGGCGGCTCCGCGCCATCGGTCGGGGCATCCCGGCCAAGGTCCCCACCGAGTCGGTCGAGGCGCTGCGACCGTACCTGTGA
- a CDS encoding lysophospholipid acyltransferase family protein translates to MSVATIGPAHGSHTDLPRSDRTRHPARWLLHSPLRRWARPVVRRRFGVRVHGTEQVPASGPVIFVSNHVGVADGPLLAIFAPRPVHTLTKKEMFAGPLGGVLRASGQIRLDRFHTDPAAVKACVRVLREGNAVGIFPEGRRGSGELDRFHRGAAYFALVSGAPVVPVVMFGTREPGGHSDALPARGGVVDLVFGPVSTLPATPWPRTREQVEQGSVFLREQMLVHLDRARTSTGRELPGPLPTAEIEPDPATGITERGAP, encoded by the coding sequence GTGAGCGTCGCCACGATCGGCCCGGCCCACGGCTCGCACACCGACCTGCCGCGCAGCGACCGGACCCGCCATCCCGCGCGGTGGCTGCTGCACTCGCCGCTGCGGCGGTGGGCGCGCCCGGTGGTCCGCCGTCGCTTCGGCGTCCGCGTGCACGGGACCGAGCAGGTCCCCGCGTCGGGGCCGGTGATCTTCGTCAGCAACCACGTCGGCGTCGCCGACGGCCCGCTGCTGGCGATCTTCGCGCCCCGGCCGGTGCACACCCTGACCAAGAAGGAGATGTTCGCCGGTCCCCTGGGCGGCGTGCTCCGGGCATCCGGCCAGATCCGGCTGGATCGCTTCCACACCGACCCGGCCGCCGTGAAGGCCTGCGTGCGGGTGCTCCGCGAGGGGAACGCGGTCGGCATCTTCCCCGAGGGGCGGCGGGGGAGCGGTGAGCTGGACCGGTTCCACCGCGGCGCGGCGTACTTCGCGCTGGTCTCCGGCGCGCCCGTGGTCCCGGTCGTGATGTTCGGCACCCGCGAGCCCGGCGGGCACAGCGACGCCCTGCCCGCCCGCGGTGGGGTCGTCGACCTCGTGTTCGGACCCGTCAGCACCCTGCCCGCCACGCCGTGGCCGCGGACCCGGGAACAAGTCGAGCAGGGCTCGGTGTTCCTCCGGGAGCAGATGCTGGTCCACCTGGACCGTGCCCGCACGTCGACCGGCCGTGAGCTGCCGGGTCCGCTGCCCACTGCTGAGATCGAGCCCGACCCGGCCACCGGGATCACCGAACGAGGAGCACCATGA
- a CDS encoding bifunctional metallophosphatase/5'-nucleotidase: MNRHGRRLSAFSVVALTTLALGVATGPGSSAEVGKAPRAGTAGHAAGQQSTLSSGLAARGAYKHAAKSRKNGYIKLDLLALNDFHGNLEGPTGSINGVAAGGATNLAHLIREQRKISRANGAKPLTVAAGDLIGASPLLSAAFHDEPTIETMNKIGLQVSAVGNHEFDEGWQELRRMANGGCLDDGDGANGADSCPGGKQFAGADFPYLGANVKWADPSGHKRDTVFPATHMMKVHGVKVGFIGMTLEGTPAIVSQAGIQGLQFTDEVETANALVPELRARGVESIVVLLHEGLFQRKDTSAYDGCIDPDGPALAIAQQLSPAIDAVVSGHTHQAYNCVVQDPEGQPRLLTSASSYGKMITKLHLLIDPRTRDIVRPAEYAQNMIVRADPDHSWSPSIAKLIAGYNTLVEPIKNAVIGHIEGGATVSRSPDADGGDSPLGNLIADSQKADTTVVQADGTKPVIALMNPGGIRADLVPDANGDVTYGAAFTVQPFNNNVVSMDLTGAQIKELLNEQWNGTNEGSGQKILQVSGLSYTWDRSEAALPTTDALVGDVMVDADGDPGTPMVALDDAATYRVVANSFLSDGGDSFATFKDSQDKLIGGLDIDSLRTYLEANNPTPVPVTDRISSQD, translated from the coding sequence ATGAACCGTCATGGTCGTCGCCTCAGCGCGTTCTCGGTCGTCGCGCTCACGACGCTGGCCCTCGGGGTCGCCACCGGCCCCGGGTCGAGCGCGGAGGTCGGCAAGGCCCCGCGAGCCGGCACCGCCGGTCACGCCGCGGGCCAGCAGTCCACCCTCAGCTCGGGCCTCGCGGCCCGGGGCGCCTACAAGCACGCGGCGAAGTCGCGGAAGAACGGCTACATCAAGCTCGACCTCCTGGCGCTCAACGACTTCCACGGCAACCTGGAGGGCCCCACCGGCTCGATCAACGGCGTTGCCGCGGGCGGCGCGACGAACCTCGCCCACCTGATCCGCGAACAGCGCAAGATCTCCCGCGCCAACGGCGCCAAGCCGCTGACGGTGGCTGCCGGCGACCTGATCGGCGCCTCGCCGCTGCTGTCCGCGGCGTTCCACGACGAGCCCACGATCGAGACCATGAACAAGATCGGTCTCCAGGTCAGCGCGGTGGGCAACCACGAGTTCGACGAGGGCTGGCAGGAGTTGCGCCGGATGGCGAACGGCGGCTGCCTCGACGACGGCGACGGCGCCAACGGCGCCGACTCCTGCCCCGGCGGCAAGCAGTTCGCGGGCGCCGACTTCCCCTACCTCGGCGCCAACGTCAAGTGGGCGGACCCGTCGGGCCACAAGCGGGACACCGTCTTCCCGGCCACCCACATGATGAAGGTGCACGGCGTCAAGGTCGGCTTCATCGGCATGACCCTGGAGGGCACGCCCGCGATCGTGAGCCAGGCCGGCATCCAGGGCCTGCAGTTCACCGACGAGGTGGAGACCGCGAACGCGCTGGTGCCCGAGCTGCGCGCCCGGGGCGTGGAGTCGATCGTGGTGCTCCTGCACGAGGGCCTGTTCCAGCGCAAGGACACCTCGGCGTACGACGGCTGCATCGACCCCGACGGCCCGGCGCTCGCGATCGCGCAGCAGCTCAGCCCCGCGATCGACGCCGTGGTCTCCGGCCACACCCACCAGGCCTACAACTGCGTCGTCCAGGACCCGGAGGGCCAGCCGCGGCTGCTCACCAGCGCCTCGTCGTACGGCAAGATGATCACCAAGCTGCACCTGCTCATCGACCCGCGGACGCGAGACATCGTGCGGCCGGCCGAGTACGCCCAGAACATGATCGTCCGGGCCGACCCGGACCACTCGTGGTCCCCGAGCATCGCCAAGCTGATCGCCGGCTACAACACGCTGGTCGAGCCGATCAAGAACGCGGTCATCGGCCACATCGAGGGCGGCGCCACCGTCTCGAGGTCGCCGGACGCGGACGGCGGTGACTCGCCGCTGGGCAACCTGATCGCCGACTCGCAGAAGGCCGACACGACCGTGGTCCAGGCCGACGGCACCAAGCCGGTGATCGCGCTGATGAACCCCGGCGGCATCCGCGCCGACCTCGTCCCCGACGCCAACGGCGACGTCACCTACGGGGCGGCGTTCACGGTCCAGCCGTTCAACAACAACGTGGTCTCGATGGACCTGACCGGCGCCCAGATCAAGGAGCTGCTCAACGAGCAGTGGAACGGCACCAACGAGGGCAGCGGCCAGAAGATCCTCCAGGTCTCCGGCCTGAGCTACACCTGGGATCGGTCGGAGGCGGCGCTGCCCACCACCGACGCGCTCGTGGGTGACGTGATGGTCGACGCCGACGGCGACCCGGGCACGCCGATGGTGGCGCTGGACGACGCAGCGACCTACCGGGTGGTGGCCAACAGCTTCCTCTCCGACGGTGGCGACAGCTTCGCCACCTTCAAGGACAGCCAGGACAAGCTGATCGGTGGGCTCGACATCGACTCGCTGCGCACCTACCTCGAGGCGAACAACCCGACGCCGGTCCCGGTGACGGACCGGATCTCCTCGCAGGACTGA
- a CDS encoding fused MFS/spermidine synthase, producing the protein MEILPADRPGAFVVRVDGADQSLVDLGDPTRLDFDYVRRMGDVLDAWQPEGEPVRIVHVGGAGLTLPRYVAATRPRSAQVVLEPDLRLTEHVREELPLPRRSGIKVRAVDGRAGTAALRAESHDLVVVDAFAAARVPAELVTVEYAASAARALAPAGWLLMNLTDRAPFTWTRRVVAAVRTVLPDLVLSAEPATLRGRRFGNLLLVAGRRGVPAAALRSRTATSGLPYRVLAGGELDSSFGGGRPFTEDDCAPSPLPGDR; encoded by the coding sequence GTGGAGATCCTGCCTGCCGACCGGCCCGGCGCGTTCGTGGTCCGGGTCGACGGGGCGGACCAGTCCCTGGTCGACCTCGGGGACCCGACCCGGCTCGACTTCGACTACGTGCGCCGGATGGGCGACGTCCTCGACGCGTGGCAGCCGGAGGGCGAACCGGTGCGCATCGTCCACGTCGGCGGAGCCGGGCTCACGCTGCCGCGCTACGTCGCCGCCACCCGTCCGCGCTCCGCCCAGGTCGTGCTGGAGCCCGACCTCCGACTGACCGAGCACGTGCGCGAGGAGCTGCCGCTCCCCCGCCGCAGCGGCATCAAGGTCCGCGCGGTCGACGGCCGGGCCGGGACCGCCGCGCTGCGGGCGGAGAGCCACGACCTCGTGGTGGTCGACGCGTTCGCCGCCGCGCGGGTGCCCGCCGAGCTCGTCACCGTCGAGTACGCCGCGTCCGCGGCCCGGGCCCTGGCCCCCGCCGGCTGGCTGCTGATGAACCTGACCGACCGGGCCCCCTTCACCTGGACCCGCCGGGTGGTGGCCGCGGTCCGCACCGTCCTCCCCGACCTGGTGCTGAGCGCCGAACCTGCCACCCTGCGCGGCCGCCGCTTCGGCAACCTGCTCCTGGTGGCCGGCCGCCGGGGCGTCCCGGCGGCGGCGCTGCGCAGCCGCACCGCGACCTCCGGGCTGCCCTACCGGGTGCTCGCCGGCGGCGAGCTGGACAGCTCCTTCGGGGGCGGCCGGCCGTTCACCGAGGACGACTGCGCCCCGTCGCCGCTGCCCGGGGACCGTTAG